Proteins co-encoded in one Cupriavidus taiwanensis genomic window:
- a CDS encoding ABC transporter ATP-binding protein: MASHNLRVVSDRTAPLLQVDGVSLEYRTPERLVRATHRVSFDVHAGDRFVLLGPSGCGKSTLLKAVAGFVAPSEGEIRLEGRRVQQPGPDRIVVFQEFDQLPPWKTVLQNVIFPLRHARGLPRAAARELALDSLRKVGLADFAGAYPHTLSGGMKQRVAIARALAMRPKVLLMDEPFAALDALTRRRMQEELLALCDDAALTLLFVTHSIEEALVVGSRILLLSPHPGRVRAELDSHQFNLASQGSAEFQAAARRIHGLLFDAPGTTDLPQARSAAAR, from the coding sequence ATGGCCAGCCACAACCTGCGCGTGGTCTCGGACCGCACCGCGCCGCTGCTGCAGGTGGACGGCGTGTCGCTGGAGTACCGCACCCCCGAACGCTTGGTGCGCGCCACGCACCGCGTCAGCTTCGACGTGCACGCGGGCGACCGCTTCGTGCTGCTGGGCCCTTCGGGCTGCGGCAAGTCCACGCTGCTGAAGGCGGTGGCGGGCTTCGTCGCGCCCAGCGAGGGCGAGATCCGGCTCGAAGGCCGGCGCGTGCAGCAGCCGGGCCCCGACCGCATCGTGGTGTTCCAGGAGTTCGACCAGTTGCCGCCGTGGAAGACGGTGCTGCAGAACGTGATATTCCCGCTGCGGCACGCGCGTGGCCTGCCGCGCGCCGCCGCGCGCGAACTGGCGCTCGATAGCCTGCGCAAGGTAGGCCTGGCCGATTTTGCCGGCGCCTATCCGCATACTTTGTCTGGCGGCATGAAGCAGCGCGTGGCGATCGCGCGCGCGCTGGCGATGCGGCCCAAGGTGCTGCTGATGGACGAACCCTTTGCCGCGCTGGACGCACTGACGCGCCGGCGCATGCAGGAGGAACTGCTGGCGCTGTGCGATGACGCCGCGCTGACGCTGCTGTTCGTCACCCATTCGATCGAAGAGGCGCTGGTGGTAGGCAGCCGCATCCTGCTGCTGTCGCCGCATCCGGGACGCGTGCGCGCGGAGCTCGACAGCCACCAGTTCAACCTGGCGAGCCAGGGCAGCGCCGAATTCCAGGCCGCGGCGCGGCGCATCCATGGCCTGCTGTTCGACGCGCCAGGCACCACGGATCTGCCGCAGGCGCGCAGCGCGGCGGCACGCTGA
- a CDS encoding ABC transporter substrate-binding protein, with protein MFSRLSRRLGLLALSAGLAITGTAHAEGRLRIAEQFGVVYLLLNVARDQQLIEKHGRRQGVDIKVEWTQLSGGAAVNDALLSGAIDIAGAGVGPLLTLWDRTHGKQNVRGVASLGNFPYYLVSNNPKVRTIADFTDKDRIALPAVGVSVQSRVLQLAAAKQWGDKEYNRLDKWTVAVPHPDAAAAIIAGGTEITGHFGNPPFQEQELAGNPNARIVLNSYDVLGGPSSSTVLYATEKFRNDNPKTYRAFIDALAEAATFATANPEAAADIYLRQSKARTDRALLLRVLKNPQVQFRVAPQNTFALAAFMHRVGAIRNQPKSWQDYFFPDPVTAQGS; from the coding sequence ATGTTTTCTCGTCTTTCCCGCAGGCTCGGCCTGCTGGCGCTCAGCGCCGGCCTGGCCATCACCGGCACCGCGCACGCCGAAGGCCGGCTGCGCATTGCCGAACAATTCGGCGTGGTCTACCTGCTGCTCAACGTGGCGCGCGACCAGCAACTGATTGAAAAGCACGGCCGCCGGCAGGGCGTCGATATCAAGGTCGAATGGACCCAGCTGTCCGGCGGCGCCGCGGTCAATGACGCGCTGCTGTCGGGCGCCATCGATATTGCCGGCGCCGGCGTGGGTCCGCTGCTGACGCTGTGGGACCGCACCCATGGCAAGCAGAACGTGCGCGGTGTCGCCTCGCTGGGCAACTTCCCCTACTACCTGGTCAGCAACAATCCCAAGGTCCGGACCATTGCCGATTTCACCGACAAGGACCGCATCGCGTTGCCGGCGGTCGGCGTCTCGGTGCAGTCTCGCGTGCTGCAGCTGGCCGCAGCCAAACAGTGGGGCGACAAGGAGTACAACCGCCTCGACAAGTGGACCGTTGCGGTGCCGCATCCGGATGCGGCGGCGGCCATCATTGCCGGCGGCACCGAGATCACCGGCCACTTCGGCAACCCGCCGTTCCAGGAGCAGGAGCTGGCCGGCAACCCGAACGCGCGCATCGTGCTGAACTCGTACGACGTGCTGGGCGGACCGAGTTCGTCCACGGTGCTGTACGCCACCGAGAAGTTCCGCAATGACAACCCGAAGACCTATCGCGCCTTCATCGATGCGCTGGCCGAGGCCGCCACCTTTGCCACCGCCAATCCCGAGGCCGCCGCCGACATCTACCTGCGCCAGAGCAAGGCCCGCACCGACCGTGCGCTGCTGCTGCGCGTGTTGAAGAACCCGCAGGTGCAGTTCCGCGTCGCGCCGCAGAACACCTTTGCGCTGGCGGCGTTCATGCATCGCGTCGGCGCGATCCGCAACCAGCCGAAGTCCTGGCAGGACTATTTCTTCCCGGACCCTGTCACCGCGCAAGGGAGCTGA
- a CDS encoding TauD/TfdA dioxygenase family protein, translated as MTTATAPASVSRQHGAPHPAIHACGAGRFEIRPLDAPLGAEVIGFDLSQPLTQADFARIHRAHLDHHVLVFRDQRITPSQQIAFSRRFGPLQVHVLHQFQLPGHPEVLVVSNVVENGKPIGLGDAGHFWHSDLSYKERPSLGSLLHARELPAEGGDTLFANMHLAWDTLPAALQHAVDGRQAEHTYLARYAELQQRSPWRPDLTPEQVEQVRPVLQPVVRTHPETGRKALFVSEHFTTRVVGLPEDESRALLDQLFAHSVRPAHLYRHRWQPHDLVFWDNRSLLHLAAGCPPHLRRVMYRTTIEGDVPR; from the coding sequence ATGACGACCGCAACCGCCCCCGCCAGTGTTTCGCGCCAGCACGGCGCGCCGCATCCTGCCATCCACGCTTGCGGCGCCGGCCGCTTCGAGATCCGCCCGCTCGATGCGCCGCTCGGCGCCGAAGTGATCGGGTTTGACCTGTCACAACCGCTGACGCAAGCGGATTTCGCCCGCATCCATCGCGCCCACCTTGACCACCACGTGCTGGTGTTCCGCGACCAGCGCATCACGCCCTCGCAGCAGATTGCCTTCAGTCGCCGCTTCGGCCCGCTGCAGGTACACGTGCTGCACCAGTTCCAGTTGCCCGGCCATCCGGAGGTGCTGGTGGTCTCCAACGTGGTCGAAAACGGCAAACCGATCGGGCTGGGCGATGCCGGCCACTTCTGGCATTCGGACCTGTCGTACAAGGAACGGCCCAGCCTGGGCTCGCTGCTGCATGCGCGCGAGCTGCCCGCCGAGGGCGGCGATACGCTGTTCGCCAACATGCACCTGGCGTGGGATACGCTGCCGGCCGCGCTGCAGCATGCCGTCGATGGCCGGCAAGCCGAACACACCTACCTGGCGCGCTACGCCGAACTGCAGCAGCGCAGCCCGTGGCGGCCCGACCTGACGCCCGAGCAGGTGGAGCAGGTCCGGCCGGTGCTGCAGCCGGTGGTGCGGACCCATCCGGAAACCGGGCGCAAGGCGCTGTTCGTCAGCGAACACTTCACCACCCGCGTCGTCGGCCTGCCCGAGGACGAAAGCCGCGCGCTGCTGGACCAGCTGTTTGCGCACAGCGTCAGGCCCGCGCATCTCTATCGCCACCGCTGGCAGCCGCACGACCTGGTGTTCTGGGACAACCGCTCGCTGCTGCACCTCGCGGCCGGCTGTCCGCCGCATCTGCGGCGCGTGATGTACCGCACCACCATTGAAGGCGACGTGCCGCGCTGA
- a CDS encoding O-acetylhomoserine aminocarboxypropyltransferase/cysteine synthase family protein — translation MRLETLAVHGGYSPDPTTRAVAVPIYQTVAYAFDNAQHGADLFDLKVAGNIYSRIMNPTNDVLEQRLAVLEGGVGALALASGMAAITYAIQTIAEAGDNIVSASQLYGGTYNLLAHTLPQSGIETRFADGRNPSSFGDLIDARTKAVFVESVGNPLGNVVDIAAIARVAHSHGVPLIVDNTVPSPYLCRPFEHGADIVVHSLTKYLGGHGNSVGGAIVDSGKFPWAQHKERFRRLNEPDVSYHGVVYTEALGPAAYIGRARVVPLRNTGAALSPFNAFLILQGIETLALRLDRITDNALAIARHLRQHAKVAWVNFAGLPDHADHALVQQYLGGRGPGILSFGLRQGGREGGARFLDALQLFTRLVNIGDAKSLATHPASTTHRQLNAEELQAAGVSEDMVRLSIGIEHIDDLIEDLDRALAAA, via the coding sequence ATGAGACTCGAAACCCTGGCCGTCCACGGCGGCTATTCGCCCGATCCCACCACCCGCGCGGTGGCCGTGCCGATCTACCAGACCGTGGCCTACGCCTTCGACAACGCACAGCATGGCGCGGACCTGTTCGACCTGAAGGTGGCCGGCAACATCTACAGCCGCATCATGAACCCGACCAACGACGTGCTCGAGCAGCGCCTGGCCGTGCTCGAAGGCGGCGTGGGCGCGCTGGCGCTGGCGTCCGGCATGGCAGCGATCACCTATGCGATCCAGACCATTGCCGAGGCCGGCGACAACATCGTCTCGGCCAGCCAGCTCTACGGCGGCACCTACAACCTGCTGGCGCACACACTGCCGCAGTCGGGCATCGAGACCCGCTTTGCCGATGGCCGCAATCCGTCCAGCTTCGGCGACCTGATCGACGCGCGCACCAAGGCCGTGTTTGTCGAGTCGGTGGGCAACCCGCTCGGCAACGTGGTCGATATCGCCGCGATCGCGCGCGTGGCGCACAGCCACGGCGTGCCACTGATCGTCGATAACACGGTGCCGTCGCCCTACCTGTGCCGGCCGTTCGAGCATGGCGCGGATATCGTCGTGCATTCGCTGACCAAATACCTGGGCGGCCACGGCAACAGCGTCGGCGGCGCCATCGTCGACAGCGGCAAGTTCCCGTGGGCGCAGCACAAGGAGCGCTTCCGCCGCCTGAACGAACCGGACGTGTCGTACCACGGCGTGGTCTATACCGAAGCACTGGGGCCGGCCGCCTATATCGGCCGCGCGCGGGTGGTGCCGCTGCGCAATACCGGCGCGGCGCTGTCGCCGTTCAACGCGTTCCTGATCCTGCAGGGCATCGAGACCCTGGCGCTGCGGCTGGACCGCATCACCGACAATGCGCTGGCGATCGCGCGCCACCTGCGGCAGCACGCCAAGGTGGCGTGGGTCAATTTTGCCGGCCTGCCCGACCACGCCGACCACGCGCTGGTGCAGCAATACCTGGGTGGCCGGGGCCCCGGCATCCTGTCGTTCGGCCTCAGGCAGGGCGGCCGCGAAGGCGGCGCGCGCTTCCTCGATGCGCTGCAGCTGTTTACGCGGCTGGTCAATATCGGCGATGCCAAGTCGCTGGCCACGCACCCGGCGTCGACCACGCACCGCCAGCTCAATGCCGAAGAACTGCAGGCCGCCGGCGTCAGCGAAGACATGGTGCGGCTGTCGATCGGCATCGAGCATATCGACGACCTGATCGAGGACCTGGACCGCGCGCTGGCAGCGGCCTGA
- a CDS encoding lysylphosphatidylglycerol synthase domain-containing protein produces MTGAEALSAIRQHAHWPAWRRAIGILFIAAVLALIARKLGTIDWDAVLAALRGFNARTLLPAAGFVALSGLLYSQFDVLGCRYAGHPLPLRRVMAISYVSYTLSLNLGATLGGAGVRYRLYSRAGLSAPQIWSLFVVVVSSNWLGYAVLAGAILAGELVVLPPEWGIPAALTRMLGVLMLALPAAYLAACALWHGRHRTVRDHDVYMPTVPFAALQCALSAAHWMSMGAILYALLHTHATYFTVLGVLLASGLAGVVVRIPGGLGVIETVFLTMLGDQVPHGLLLAALIAYRALYYLIPLMIGSVGYFVLEARGKHGGG; encoded by the coding sequence ATGACGGGCGCCGAGGCCCTGTCCGCGATCCGCCAGCACGCGCACTGGCCGGCCTGGCGCCGTGCCATCGGCATCCTCTTCATTGCCGCCGTGCTGGCGCTGATCGCGCGCAAGCTGGGCACCATCGACTGGGACGCGGTGCTGGCCGCGCTGCGCGGCTTCAATGCGCGCACGCTGCTGCCGGCGGCCGGCTTCGTGGCGCTGAGCGGGCTGCTGTACAGCCAGTTCGACGTGCTCGGCTGCCGCTATGCCGGGCACCCCCTGCCGCTGCGCCGGGTGATGGCGATCTCCTATGTCAGCTACACCCTCAGCCTCAACCTTGGCGCCACCCTCGGCGGGGCGGGCGTGCGCTACCGGCTGTATTCGCGGGCGGGGCTGAGCGCACCGCAGATCTGGAGCCTGTTCGTGGTGGTGGTCAGCAGCAACTGGCTTGGTTATGCCGTGCTGGCGGGCGCGATCCTCGCCGGCGAGCTGGTGGTGCTGCCGCCGGAGTGGGGCATTCCGGCGGCACTGACGCGGATGCTGGGCGTGCTGATGCTGGCGCTCCCGGCCGCTTACCTGGCCGCGTGCGCGCTCTGGCACGGCCGTCACCGCACCGTGCGCGACCACGACGTCTATATGCCCACGGTGCCCTTCGCAGCGTTGCAATGCGCGCTGTCGGCGGCCCACTGGATGTCGATGGGCGCGATCCTGTACGCGCTGCTGCATACGCATGCGACGTACTTCACCGTGCTGGGCGTGCTGCTGGCGTCGGGGCTGGCGGGCGTGGTGGTGCGCATTCCCGGCGGGCTGGGCGTGATCGAGACCGTGTTCCTGACGATGCTGGGCGACCAGGTGCCGCACGGGCTGCTGCTTGCGGCGCTGATCGCGTACCGCGCGCTGTATTACCTGATTCCGCTGATGATCGGTTCGGTGGGCTACTTCGTGCTGGAGGCGCGCGGCAAGCATGGTGGAGGGTAG
- the clsB gene encoding cardiolipin synthase ClsB, with translation MTLLPSASDHFRLLENGEEYFPCVFDAIARARESVLLETFILFEDEVGHKLHAALLAAARRGVRVALTVDGFGSHDLSPDFIAGLVDAGVQFCTFSPRPRLFGVRTHIFRRMHRKLIAVDAEVAFVGGLNFSAQHLYQFGPLAKQDYAVEIRGPFARQVHDFLVRAMPGACPPLPLPEPPAARAGTDARTLAARACLVTRDNHRHRNDIEFAYLDAIRAARREVIIANAYFLPGYRLLHALCEAAARGVRVRLLLQGKPDMPWVARAGGLLYARLQDAGVQILEYVERPFHGKVAVVDDNWATVGSSNLDPLSLSLNLEANLVIRDEAFACHLRGRLEALIGARCRAVPPGQESPRNRLDALGATLMFHFLRRFPAWAGWLPAHAPRLVQPMPGGRRNARRVVVLRGGAE, from the coding sequence ATGACACTACTGCCATCCGCTTCCGACCACTTCCGCCTGCTGGAGAACGGCGAGGAGTATTTTCCGTGCGTGTTCGACGCCATTGCGCGCGCGCGCGAAAGCGTACTGCTGGAAACTTTTATCCTCTTTGAAGACGAGGTAGGCCACAAATTGCACGCGGCACTGCTGGCGGCCGCGCGCCGCGGCGTGCGCGTGGCGCTGACGGTGGATGGCTTCGGCTCGCATGACCTGTCGCCGGACTTTATCGCCGGGCTGGTCGACGCGGGCGTGCAGTTCTGCACATTCTCGCCGCGGCCGCGGCTGTTCGGCGTGCGCACGCATATCTTCCGGCGCATGCACCGCAAGCTGATCGCGGTCGATGCCGAGGTGGCGTTCGTCGGCGGCCTCAACTTCTCGGCGCAGCACCTGTACCAGTTCGGGCCGCTGGCCAAGCAGGACTATGCGGTGGAAATCCGCGGACCCTTCGCGCGCCAGGTGCACGACTTCCTGGTGCGGGCGATGCCCGGGGCATGTCCGCCGCTCCCCCTCCCCGAGCCCCCGGCCGCGCGCGCGGGGACGGATGCGCGCACGCTTGCCGCGCGCGCGTGCCTGGTCACGCGCGACAATCACCGCCACCGCAACGACATCGAGTTTGCCTACCTCGACGCGATCCGCGCGGCGCGGCGCGAGGTCATCATCGCCAACGCGTACTTCCTGCCGGGCTACCGGCTGCTGCATGCGCTGTGCGAAGCCGCCGCGCGCGGCGTGCGGGTGCGTCTGCTGCTGCAGGGCAAGCCCGACATGCCGTGGGTGGCGCGCGCCGGCGGCCTGCTCTACGCCCGGCTGCAGGATGCCGGCGTGCAGATCCTGGAGTACGTCGAGCGGCCCTTCCACGGCAAGGTCGCGGTGGTGGACGACAACTGGGCCACGGTCGGCTCCAGCAACCTCGATCCGCTGAGCCTGTCGCTGAACCTCGAGGCCAATCTCGTGATCCGCGACGAAGCCTTCGCATGCCACCTGCGCGGCCGGCTCGAAGCGCTGATCGGCGCGCGCTGCCGTGCGGTGCCGCCGGGGCAGGAGTCGCCGCGCAACCGGCTTGATGCGCTGGGCGCGACGCTGATGTTCCACTTCCTGCGCCGCTTCCCGGCGTGGGCGGGCTGGCTGCCGGCGCATGCGCCGCGGCTGGTGCAGCCCATGCCGGGCGGGCGGCGCAATGCGCGGCGCGTGGTGGTGCTGCGCGGGGGCGCGGAATGA
- a CDS encoding MetQ/NlpA family ABC transporter substrate-binding protein has product MQYGKFGLAARLAAAVLALGVVQGAGAADPDKKEIRFGATAGPYADQIRYGVKPVLEQRGYKVTIVEFSDYVQPNLALADGAIDANAFQHVAYLKKFSADRKLALSDVIQVPTAPIGIYSRKHKALAEVKAGNTVSLPNDPTNLARAIAILQQIGWVTLKPGTDPIRASERDIDANPHQLRLVQLEAAQLPRSLDDVDYAFVNGNYALASGLKLTSALALEKIPDYYMNLVAVKTADLNKPFVRDIREAYQSAEFKAVTQQRFAGFVPPRYQR; this is encoded by the coding sequence ATGCAATACGGGAAATTCGGCCTGGCCGCGCGGCTGGCGGCAGCCGTGCTGGCGCTGGGCGTGGTGCAAGGCGCCGGCGCGGCCGATCCGGACAAGAAGGAAATCCGCTTCGGCGCCACCGCCGGCCCGTATGCCGACCAGATCCGCTATGGCGTCAAGCCAGTGCTGGAACAGCGCGGCTACAAGGTCACCATCGTCGAGTTCAGCGACTACGTGCAGCCCAACCTGGCGCTGGCCGACGGCGCCATCGACGCCAACGCCTTCCAGCACGTGGCCTACCTGAAAAAGTTTTCGGCCGACCGCAAGCTGGCGCTGAGCGACGTGATCCAGGTGCCGACCGCGCCAATCGGCATCTACAGCCGCAAGCACAAGGCACTGGCCGAGGTGAAGGCGGGCAACACCGTGTCGCTGCCGAACGACCCGACCAATCTCGCGCGCGCCATCGCCATCCTGCAGCAGATCGGCTGGGTCACGCTCAAGCCCGGCACCGACCCGATCCGCGCCAGCGAACGCGATATCGACGCCAACCCGCACCAGCTCAGGCTGGTCCAGCTCGAGGCCGCGCAGTTGCCGCGCTCGCTCGACGATGTCGACTATGCCTTCGTCAACGGCAACTATGCGCTGGCCTCGGGCCTGAAGCTGACCTCGGCGCTGGCGCTGGAGAAGATCCCGGACTACTACATGAACCTGGTCGCGGTGAAGACCGCCGACCTGAACAAGCCCTTCGTCAGGGACATCCGCGAGGCCTACCAGTCGGCCGAGTTCAAGGCGGTGACGCAACAGCGCTTCGCCGGCTTCGTGCCGCCGCGGTACCAGCGCTGA
- the pdhA gene encoding pyruvate dehydrogenase (acetyl-transferring) E1 component subunit alpha, with amino-acid sequence MSTVARFEIGYTRYLAPPGDTTPPTASPPPFASDPDALVPLYQAMVLTRQFDLKAIALQRTGKIGTFASALGQEAIGVGVACAMRPEDVLVPSYRDHAAQFVRGVTMTESLLYWGGDERGSGFGAAPHDFANCVPIGTQVCHAAGAAYAFQLRGERRVAVCLLGDGGTSKGDFYEGMNMAGAWRAPLVIVINNNQWAISMPRSGQTAAQTLAQKAIAAGIPGEQIDGNDVVAVRHRVGEAIARARDGGGPALIEAITYRLGDHTTADDASRYRDEASVKAHWQHEPLLRLRTHLLALHAWDAAREEALVRACSQQVAQAVETYLAMPPPDPAAMFDCLYAAMPAELQAQLEIARRFPAQHG; translated from the coding sequence ATGTCCACGGTTGCGCGCTTTGAGATCGGCTATACCCGCTACCTTGCCCCGCCGGGCGACACCACTCCTCCCACTGCTTCCCCTCCACCGTTCGCCAGCGACCCTGATGCGCTGGTGCCGCTGTACCAGGCGATGGTGCTGACGCGCCAGTTCGACCTGAAGGCGATCGCGCTGCAGCGCACCGGCAAGATCGGCACGTTCGCGTCGGCGCTGGGCCAGGAGGCCATCGGCGTGGGCGTGGCCTGCGCCATGCGGCCCGAAGACGTGCTGGTGCCCTCGTACCGCGACCACGCGGCGCAGTTTGTGCGCGGCGTTACCATGACCGAGAGCCTGCTCTACTGGGGCGGCGACGAGCGCGGCAGCGGCTTTGGGGCGGCGCCGCATGACTTTGCCAACTGCGTGCCGATCGGCACCCAGGTGTGCCACGCGGCCGGCGCCGCCTACGCGTTCCAGCTGCGCGGCGAGCGGCGCGTGGCGGTCTGCCTGCTGGGCGACGGCGGCACCTCCAAGGGCGATTTCTATGAAGGCATGAACATGGCCGGCGCCTGGCGCGCGCCGCTGGTGATCGTGATCAACAACAACCAGTGGGCGATCTCGATGCCGCGCAGCGGCCAGACCGCGGCGCAGACGCTGGCGCAGAAGGCCATCGCCGCGGGCATTCCGGGCGAGCAGATCGACGGCAACGACGTGGTCGCGGTGCGCCATCGCGTCGGCGAAGCGATCGCGCGCGCGCGCGACGGCGGCGGCCCCGCGCTGATCGAGGCCATCACCTACCGGCTGGGCGACCACACCACCGCCGACGATGCCTCGCGCTACCGCGACGAGGCCAGCGTCAAGGCGCACTGGCAGCACGAGCCGCTATTGCGGCTGCGCACCCATCTGCTGGCCCTGCATGCCTGGGATGCGGCGCGCGAGGAGGCGCTGGTCAGGGCGTGTTCGCAGCAGGTGGCGCAGGCGGTCGAGACCTACCTGGCGATGCCGCCCCCGGACCCGGCCGCGATGTTCGACTGCCTGTACGCGGCCATGCCGGCCGAACTGCAGGCGCAGCTGGAGATCGCGCGGCGCTTCCCGGCGCAACACGGCTAG
- a CDS encoding alpha-ketoacid dehydrogenase subunit beta: protein MAEINLVEAVNLALAHALEHDPDVLLLGEDIGVNGGVFRATVGLQARFGAARVMDTPLAEGGIVGAAIGMAAMGLKPVAEIQFTGFIYPAVDHIINHAGRMRHRTRGRLACPLVVRSPCGAGIHAPEHHSESPEAMFAHMPGIRVVVPSSPARAYGLLLAAIADPDPVIFLEPTRLYRLFRQEVADDGAALPLDTCFTLREGSDLTLVSWGAMVQETLAAADALAAEGVTATVIDVATLKPLDMQTILDAVTRTGRCVIVHEAPRTAGFGAEIAAQLADAGLYSLAAPVQRVTGFDTVVPLARLEYTYLPGVARIVDAARRALAA, encoded by the coding sequence ATGGCGGAAATCAATCTGGTCGAAGCAGTCAACCTGGCGCTGGCCCATGCGCTCGAGCACGATCCCGATGTGCTGCTGCTGGGCGAGGACATCGGCGTCAACGGCGGCGTGTTCCGCGCCACCGTGGGCCTGCAGGCGCGCTTCGGCGCGGCGCGTGTCATGGACACGCCGCTGGCCGAAGGCGGCATCGTCGGCGCGGCGATCGGCATGGCGGCGATGGGGCTGAAACCCGTGGCCGAGATCCAGTTCACCGGCTTTATCTACCCGGCGGTCGACCACATCATCAACCACGCCGGACGCATGCGGCACCGCACGCGCGGGCGCCTGGCCTGTCCGCTGGTGGTGCGCTCGCCGTGCGGCGCGGGCATCCACGCGCCCGAGCACCACTCCGAAAGCCCGGAGGCGATGTTCGCGCATATGCCGGGCATCCGCGTGGTGGTGCCGTCATCGCCCGCGCGCGCGTACGGGCTGCTGCTGGCGGCGATCGCCGACCCGGACCCGGTGATCTTCCTCGAGCCCACGCGGCTGTACCGGCTGTTCCGTCAGGAGGTGGCCGATGACGGTGCCGCGCTGCCGCTCGATACCTGCTTCACGCTGCGCGAAGGCAGCGACCTCACGCTGGTCAGCTGGGGCGCGATGGTGCAGGAGACGCTGGCCGCCGCCGACGCGCTGGCCGCGGAAGGTGTCACCGCGACCGTCATCGACGTGGCCACGCTCAAGCCGCTCGACATGCAGACCATCCTCGATGCGGTCACGCGCACCGGCCGCTGCGTGATCGTGCACGAGGCTCCGCGCACCGCCGGCTTCGGCGCCGAGATCGCCGCGCAGCTGGCCGATGCCGGGCTGTACTCGCTGGCCGCGCCGGTGCAGCGCGTGACCGGCTTCGATACCGTGGTGCCGCTGGCGCGGCTGGAATACACCTACCTGCCCGGCGTCGCGCGCATCGTCGATGCCGCGCGCCGGGCGCTGGCGGCGTAG
- a CDS encoding dihydrolipoamide acetyltransferase family protein, with translation MRVFKLPDLGEGLQEAEIVTWHVRTGDAVAADQPLLSVETAKAIVEIPSPYAGTIGKLFAQPGDIVHLGAPLVAFEGAGDDADAGTVVGSVQVGTHVASEAAPPGAAAPAAGMASRVKATPAVRALARRLGVDLAMATASGPEGVVTAADVERVASTLAELGAPEELRGVRRAMAQNMARAQAEVAAATVMDDADIHAWHAGADVTIRLVRALVAGCRAEPGLNAWYEGQTGRRHVLKKIDVGIAADLPEGLFVPVLRDVGNRDAADLRHGLDRMRADIRARTIAPEEMRGNTITLSNFGMIAGRYAAPIVVPPTVAILGAGRVRDEVVAAGGAPAVHRVMPLSLTFDHRVVTGGEAARFLAAVIADLEMAE, from the coding sequence ATGAGAGTCTTCAAGCTGCCCGACCTGGGCGAAGGCCTGCAGGAGGCCGAGATCGTGACCTGGCACGTCAGGACGGGCGACGCCGTCGCCGCGGACCAGCCGCTGCTCTCGGTGGAGACCGCCAAGGCGATCGTCGAGATCCCGTCGCCTTATGCCGGCACCATCGGCAAGCTGTTTGCGCAGCCGGGCGACATCGTGCACCTGGGCGCGCCGCTGGTCGCCTTCGAGGGCGCCGGTGACGATGCCGACGCCGGCACCGTGGTCGGTTCGGTGCAGGTCGGCACCCATGTCGCCAGCGAAGCGGCGCCGCCCGGCGCCGCGGCACCCGCGGCGGGCATGGCCTCGCGCGTCAAGGCCACGCCCGCGGTACGCGCGCTGGCGCGCCGACTTGGCGTCGACCTGGCGATGGCCACCGCCTCCGGGCCGGAAGGGGTGGTCACCGCCGCCGACGTGGAACGCGTCGCCAGCACGCTGGCCGAGCTGGGCGCGCCCGAGGAACTGCGAGGCGTGCGCCGGGCGATGGCGCAGAACATGGCGCGCGCGCAGGCCGAAGTGGCCGCCGCCACCGTCATGGACGACGCCGACATCCACGCCTGGCACGCCGGCGCCGACGTCACCATCCGGCTGGTGCGCGCGCTGGTGGCCGGCTGCCGCGCCGAGCCCGGGCTCAATGCCTGGTATGAAGGGCAGACCGGGCGCCGCCACGTGCTGAAGAAGATCGACGTCGGCATTGCCGCGGACCTGCCCGAGGGACTGTTCGTGCCGGTGCTGCGCGATGTCGGCAACCGCGACGCGGCCGACCTGCGCCACGGCCTCGACCGCATGCGCGCCGACATCCGCGCGCGCACCATCGCCCCCGAGGAAATGCGCGGCAACACCATCACGCTGTCCAACTTCGGCATGATCGCGGGGCGCTATGCCGCGCCCATCGTGGTGCCGCCCACCGTGGCGATCCTGGGCGCCGGACGCGTGCGCGACGAAGTGGTCGCGGCCGGCGGCGCGCCCGCGGTGCACCGGGTCATGCCGCTGAGCCTGACCTTCGACCATCGCGTGGTCACGGGCGGGGAAGCCGCGCGCTTCCTGGCGGCGGTGATCGCGGATCTGGAGATGGCGGAATAA
- a CDS encoding CopG family transcriptional regulator, translating into MESKTARLTILIDPVKKKAFETLCAAQDLTPSQVVRQLIRDYLAQHGVDYATKPRPAGSTRQKK; encoded by the coding sequence ATGGAATCCAAGACCGCCCGCCTGACCATCCTGATCGACCCGGTCAAGAAAAAGGCCTTCGAAACGCTGTGCGCCGCGCAGGACCTGACGCCGTCGCAGGTGGTGCGCCAGCTGATCCGAGATTACCTGGCGCAGCATGGCGTGGATTACGCCACCAAGCCCAGGCCGGCGGGCAGCACGCGCCAGAAGAAGTGA